The Meleagris gallopavo isolate NT-WF06-2002-E0010 breed Aviagen turkey brand Nicholas breeding stock unplaced genomic scaffold, Turkey_5.1 ChrUn_random_7180001865600, whole genome shotgun sequence genome contains the following window.
CAGGCCTGGAGCCAAATTATGCATTATATGTTTGTGAATGTCCATTAATGACTTCTTAAAGAGTATTTATCAAGTTATTTTGGAGATTAACATTGTAAAAGGGGAGGTAAGAAATAAGTAAACCCAGCACATAAAAGAATTTAGAAGTATTTAAATTTACTGACTGTTTCAAATTCATAATGAATCCAGTGACACAGCAGATAGTGATAACCAAGAGCTCTAAAtcctcattcctgcactgctgcctttcaGCACTTCTTTATGAAGCAGATAAGATTATAGCCTTCCTGTACAGCCGGGGATCAGCCAGCAGGAGCTTGGAGCAAACACACGCTAAGCAAGGGATACGCTAGCAGCTTGAGTTCTGCAGAGAGATTTAACTGCTGTAAGTACATACCCATACCTGCTTTGAATTGGTTGAATCTTAGGAGATTTAGGGAGCTTTGAAGCTTCAATACTAAGAAGCTGGATAGCACCGTTGTCTGAAGCTATGGCCAAGTAATGTGAGCCCTGGCAGAATGTAAGAGTCTTGACATGTCCTCCAATCCGTGAGTATGTCAGAATTGACCTGAATGGTAAAAGGAGAGGCggcagaaaaagaggaaatgtattttgtggcaatttaaataaaagtgaCTTCTCTCAGACATCTATTTAAAACCAATCGCTCAAGAGACCTCTGAAAACAATGCTTTTTAAGagttttaaaattagaaagcaACAAAGCCTGAGTTGCTTCTGCAAGTTTTACCATCTATTTTTGAGCCTATGGGTTGTGACAGTCTCCAAGTGCAAAAGAACACATCTGTCTACCAGACAAAGAGAACATCAGTCTACCCCAGATCTCTATCAAAGCAGCATACTGTAGTTTCTGTTATTTAACTGACACTGCAGTTCACTGCACCTGTATTTTGAGATACATCCTCTTCTCCCCAAAACCACCCATCTGTGTTTCAAGCAACAACACAGCTTTCCTGCACCAACTATCAGTGCATGAGACAGTTAATCATAAAGCCAATCTGCTCCAAAAAAACCTCAGCTTTAAGCAATAGCACCAGAATATTACTTatagaaatgaaatcaaaaaGCCTGTAATTACTATTCTGAAGCAATCCTTTTGCTGTTTCAATTAGTTAAGGAAAGATCAAGATTTGCTTGCAAATACTGTCTATTTCTACTATCTTGAGTTTGTATGCCAAGAAAAACACCAGTCTATATCACTACAGAAATCTCCAACATAGCCACAAATGATTCATAGTTTTCTCCAAGCTCTACAATAAAAAACAGACTAAAATAGCAGCTTCGCGAGTTTTAAAGCTACCTGGTTGTAGTggtttttccttccattttttgGCTGTTCCAGATTTTCACTGTGCCATCGTTAGAGCAAGTGGCAAAAATGGAATGTTCATCAGAGACCCGAATGCGGTTCACTGCAGATTTGTGTTCATGAAGGTGAGCTACCAACAATCCTTTGGGACGCCACCCTACAGGGAAAAACCAAATCACAAAGCTTGGCATTGATTTCGTAACCTAATGGGAAGATGAAGATTCCCCTGATCTCACCCACCAACAGGCACATTGGGAAATAGCCATTATAGCTTCAAAGCATAGAAGGCACtgaaaacatagaatcatagaattgtttgagttggaaaggacctttaaaggtcatctagtccaactcctc
Protein-coding sequences here:
- the LOC104916005 gene encoding phosphoinositide 3-kinase regulatory subunit 4-like; translated protein: MPSFVIWFFPVGWRPKGLLVAHLHEHKSAVNRIRVSDEHSIFATCSNDGTVKIWNSQKMEGKTTTTRSILTYSRIGGHVKTLTFCQGSHYLAIASDNGAIQLLSIEASKLPKSPKIQPIQSRYGYVLTAVKSLCRTQAASVSLA